The Chitinophaga sp. H8 genome contains a region encoding:
- a CDS encoding sensor histidine kinase has translation MKLLHKTTLWYIICMLLVLLITGGVLSVVLQKEVNDELDEQLMMEAMTIKTEISKGQPPHSVRIWIDTLQTATVDHTGIYRDSLVFDPWQQKNEDYRILTITDQVNNHYYRIHVMSTHIGAAKYYTTIGRTIFIAALLLAIIAVFINYILSRNIWQPFFSNLKTLQSFSVKDTRTIQLQSSDIREFNALKTVMEDLTARTRQEYISLHEFTENASHEIQTPLAIIRTKLDRLSQMDIDAQMAQQIELARHAAERLSRINKNLLLLTKIENNLFESFANTDLSLLAKEQTAQMEELFAMRDITLLTNIAGSVPVEANTYLAEVLLSNLLSNALQYTQEHGKVWISLKQDSLVINNEGAPLPFSSEILFNKFTKGYHDRGTGLGLAIVKQICQLHQWQITYRFEAGIHQFTVRF, from the coding sequence ATGAAGCTGCTGCATAAAACCACACTCTGGTATATCATTTGCATGCTACTGGTATTACTGATTACAGGTGGTGTACTATCCGTAGTGTTACAAAAAGAGGTCAACGACGAGTTGGATGAGCAGCTCATGATGGAAGCAATGACCATAAAAACAGAAATCTCAAAAGGACAGCCACCACATAGTGTACGGATATGGATTGACACGCTTCAGACGGCTACGGTGGACCATACAGGCATTTATCGCGACTCCCTGGTATTTGATCCCTGGCAGCAAAAAAATGAAGACTACCGTATTCTGACAATCACAGACCAGGTAAATAACCACTACTATCGTATTCATGTGATGAGTACCCATATCGGCGCTGCTAAATACTATACCACCATTGGACGTACTATTTTTATTGCAGCACTGCTATTGGCCATTATCGCCGTTTTCATCAACTATATCCTTTCCAGGAATATCTGGCAGCCGTTCTTCTCCAATCTGAAAACCCTGCAATCCTTTTCTGTAAAAGATACTCGTACCATACAACTGCAAAGCTCGGACATCAGGGAATTTAATGCGCTTAAAACCGTCATGGAAGACCTCACTGCCCGTACCCGGCAGGAGTATATCAGCCTGCATGAATTTACCGAAAACGCTTCCCATGAAATACAAACGCCCCTGGCTATTATCCGGACCAAGCTGGACCGGCTTAGCCAAATGGATATTGATGCGCAGATGGCCCAACAAATAGAGCTGGCCAGACACGCGGCGGAACGGTTGTCCCGCATCAATAAAAACCTGCTACTACTTACCAAAATAGAAAACAACCTCTTTGAGTCCTTTGCCAACACTGACCTCAGCCTCCTGGCAAAAGAACAAACCGCACAAATGGAAGAACTGTTTGCTATGCGGGACATTACCCTTTTGACCAACATAGCAGGGTCTGTACCTGTTGAAGCCAACACTTACCTGGCAGAGGTACTGCTCTCCAATTTATTATCCAACGCCTTACAGTATACCCAGGAACATGGCAAAGTATGGATATCCCTAAAACAGGATAGTTTGGTGATAAATAACGAAGGAGCACCACTCCCCTTTTCCAGCGAGATATTATTTAACAAATTCACCAAAGGTTATCATGACCGGGGTACGGGCCTGGGCCTGGCTATTGTGAAACAGATTTGTCAGCTGCACCAATGGCAGATAACTTACAGATTTGAAGCTGGTATCCACCAATTTACAGTAAGATTTTAA
- the pepE gene encoding dipeptidase PepE, whose amino-acid sequence MPYIWLLPAMNKNIVLASTSTLYEGTYLDYLLPTIRELYQGVTEIIFIPYARPGGISHDDYTARATDFFATAGITVRGLHTFDNPATAIRNAAGFFTGGGNTFLLVKQLHTLQLMTALKQAVESGKPYLGTSAGSNIGGVNMQTTNDMPIVYPPSFDTMGLIPFNINPHYQDPIPGTKHMGETRETRIHEFHSQNAIPVVGLREGSWIRVKGNRITLEGALTARIFEQGKTPYELKTGAIIPF is encoded by the coding sequence ATGCCTTACATTTGGCTTTTGCCTGCTATGAATAAGAATATTGTTTTAGCCAGTACGTCTACACTTTACGAAGGGACTTACTTAGATTACTTATTGCCAACGATCCGGGAATTATACCAGGGTGTTACGGAAATTATCTTCATCCCCTATGCAAGACCAGGAGGAATATCTCATGATGATTATACCGCCAGGGCGACCGATTTTTTTGCTACCGCAGGTATTACGGTAAGAGGGCTCCATACTTTTGACAATCCGGCAACTGCCATCCGCAATGCGGCAGGATTTTTTACCGGTGGTGGTAATACCTTCCTGCTGGTAAAACAATTGCATACACTGCAATTGATGACGGCATTAAAACAAGCAGTAGAAAGCGGAAAACCTTACCTGGGTACCAGCGCCGGGAGCAATATTGGTGGGGTCAATATGCAAACCACCAACGATATGCCTATTGTTTATCCGCCCAGCTTTGACACCATGGGCCTGATACCGTTTAATATCAACCCCCATTACCAGGATCCTATCCCTGGTACCAAACATATGGGGGAAACCAGGGAAACACGTATCCATGAATTTCATTCTCAAAACGCCATACCAGTGGTAGGATTAAGGGAAGGTAGCTGGATACGCGTAAAGGGTAACCGTATTACACTGGAAGGAGCACTCACGGCTCGCATCTTTGAACAAGGCAAAACACCTTATGAACTGAAGACCGGCGCTATCATCCCCTTCTAA
- a CDS encoding acyltransferase family protein translates to MHNYKNISFFEGLNSLRFLAALLVVIHHAESIRHKYGLPNLSCLGLFRNGGTAVLFFFVLSGFLITYLLLKENNHTGTISISKFYLSRLLRIWPLYYLLIIIGTVILPLLFNLLQLDYKLPYTLGTTWYYFVFFLPGLVTFFYGHHFLEALWSIGVEEVFYVIWAPIFKFGSKRILPVLLSIIALTLTLRLIGQLFIANKLFNYLINTFHFDAMAIGGLGAYFVYHREKPLSALLLYKIPVQCLLYLILTLFLLFNSNIDHFVWNTLFKLPVVAPLFINFLFLYLIIGVSLVETNLIQLRSRLFAYLGTISYGIYMYHMMIIFSIVLILKKMLIKMDLFGSTLLFYSLLLVMIILVAGISKYYFENYFLRLKSRLHKKQYHSSSDSSLIWVTHNGQPPQKEAAISK, encoded by the coding sequence ATGCACAATTATAAAAACATCTCCTTCTTTGAAGGATTGAATTCATTACGTTTCCTTGCAGCATTATTGGTAGTCATCCATCATGCAGAAAGCATCAGGCATAAATATGGCCTGCCCAACCTATCATGTTTGGGGCTCTTCAGAAATGGCGGCACTGCTGTGCTCTTCTTCTTCGTCCTGAGTGGATTTCTGATCACTTATTTACTACTAAAAGAAAACAACCATACAGGTACCATCAGCATCAGCAAATTCTATCTGAGCCGCCTGTTAAGAATCTGGCCTTTGTATTATTTACTGATCATCATCGGTACCGTTATTTTACCGTTGCTCTTTAACCTGCTGCAACTGGATTACAAACTCCCATACACCCTTGGAACCACCTGGTATTATTTCGTTTTCTTTTTGCCCGGACTGGTTACTTTTTTCTATGGGCATCATTTCCTGGAAGCATTGTGGTCTATCGGTGTAGAAGAAGTTTTTTATGTGATCTGGGCCCCTATTTTTAAGTTTGGCAGTAAACGGATCTTACCTGTTCTTTTAAGCATCATTGCCCTCACCCTCACATTGCGGTTAATAGGGCAGCTATTCATTGCGAACAAACTGTTCAACTACCTGATCAACACCTTTCACTTTGACGCGATGGCTATTGGAGGACTAGGTGCTTATTTTGTATACCACAGAGAAAAACCTTTATCTGCCCTCCTGCTCTATAAAATACCTGTGCAGTGTCTGCTTTATCTTATCCTCACCTTATTCCTGTTGTTCAATTCCAATATTGATCATTTTGTATGGAACACACTGTTTAAATTACCGGTTGTTGCGCCCCTGTTTATAAACTTCCTGTTTCTTTACCTGATCATCGGTGTTAGTCTGGTGGAAACGAATCTTATTCAATTGCGCAGCAGATTGTTTGCATACCTGGGCACCATCTCCTACGGCATCTATATGTATCATATGATGATCATTTTTTCTATTGTGCTGATACTAAAAAAAATGCTGATAAAGATGGACTTATTCGGGAGCACACTCCTGTTTTATAGCTTGCTGCTTGTTATGATCATCCTGGTGGCCGGTATTTCCAAATATTATTTTGAAAATTATTTCCTGAGATTAAAAAGCCGGCTACATAAAAAGCAGTACCACAGTTCATCAGACTCCTCCTTGATATGGGTGACGCATAATGGGCAGCCCCCCCAAAAAGAAGCGGCCATCTCAAAATAA
- a CDS encoding PDZ domain-containing protein — protein MKRYLSGSNWLLRQCRMVTAALLLSTGGLMAQADIYVSVKGSDAAPGTLQRPVRTLHKAIAMAGAMKGKAVQVLLRAGVYYLDSTVYVTSDKAGFRSLKIQPYRQEQVTISGARPVQPAWTAYQPGIYKAKLPLAAAPDRLYLNGHAMPMARYPDYDSSARVFNGTAADAISEARVKGWKHPAGAYVHALHSGEWGGFHYRVTGKNSNNELTMEGGWQNNRPAPLHKKFLFVENVFEELDAPGEWYYNAEEQTLYLYSPKGIDLSSAKIAVGKLEELIVLKGTREQPLQRVTVAGLRFTGTNRTFMRTEEPLLRSDWTIFRGAAIFCEYTEQVTVTDCILHELGGNAIFFSNYNRRGLAKDNHIYNAGASGVLFVGAPDAVRSPAFRYELFVPWEQMDYTPGPKNDNYPDGCEAAGNLIHETGLVEKQSAGVQIEMAANITVTRNTIYNVPRAGINIGDGCWGGHMISYNDVFNTVLETGDHGAFNSWGRDRFWRPERNIIDSVVAARPDIRFLDAMKPTTIYNNRFYCAHGWDIDLDDGSGNYIIENNVCLSGGLKLREGYGRIVRNNIMINSSFHPHVWLANSGDVFTHNVVTLPYAPIAMDHWGQRIDSNFFMSEGGLQAAQALHLDAHSISGNPQFKDAAAGNYQFKPTSQVFKLGIRNIENSFGVTNALLKKQAQKAPVPALLIKGAPVAGETQTWLGATIKNIESLGERSAAGLPDQNGVLIVAITPGSVMEGSGLKKGDVIIRLGEEPVNNMTDLLQAYLQQRWMGQSVAVIMRNQAQQKLNLLLKSAD, from the coding sequence ATGAAGCGGTATTTATCCGGCAGCAATTGGTTACTACGGCAATGCCGGATGGTAACGGCGGCATTATTGTTAAGCACTGGCGGTTTAATGGCACAAGCTGATATTTATGTATCTGTGAAAGGCAGTGATGCTGCTCCGGGTACTTTACAGCGTCCGGTACGCACCCTGCATAAGGCTATTGCTATGGCAGGAGCTATGAAAGGAAAAGCAGTACAGGTATTATTAAGAGCGGGGGTGTATTACCTGGATAGCACGGTATATGTTACTTCGGATAAAGCCGGTTTCCGGTCATTGAAAATCCAGCCTTACCGGCAGGAGCAGGTAACCATAAGCGGTGCCAGGCCGGTACAACCAGCCTGGACGGCATATCAGCCAGGTATTTATAAGGCAAAGCTCCCGCTGGCTGCTGCGCCAGACCGCTTATACCTCAACGGACATGCCATGCCCATGGCCAGGTATCCTGATTATGACAGTTCCGCCAGGGTATTTAATGGTACGGCAGCAGATGCCATCAGTGAGGCCCGGGTAAAGGGGTGGAAGCACCCCGCAGGTGCTTACGTACATGCTTTGCATTCAGGAGAGTGGGGTGGGTTTCATTACCGCGTTACTGGCAAAAACAGTAACAACGAATTGACAATGGAAGGAGGTTGGCAAAATAACCGTCCTGCTCCCTTGCATAAAAAATTCCTTTTTGTAGAGAATGTTTTTGAAGAACTGGATGCTCCGGGAGAATGGTATTATAACGCTGAAGAGCAAACGTTGTACCTATATTCACCTAAGGGGATTGATTTGTCATCAGCTAAAATAGCAGTGGGTAAGCTGGAGGAGCTGATTGTTTTAAAGGGAACCCGGGAGCAACCGCTGCAGCGGGTCACGGTGGCTGGTCTCCGGTTTACCGGAACAAACCGTACGTTTATGCGTACAGAGGAGCCGTTGTTGCGCAGCGACTGGACCATTTTCCGGGGGGCGGCTATCTTCTGTGAGTACACGGAACAGGTTACCGTGACGGATTGTATCCTGCATGAGCTGGGAGGTAATGCTATCTTTTTCAGCAATTACAACCGGCGGGGACTGGCCAAGGACAATCACATTTATAATGCCGGTGCCAGCGGGGTTCTTTTTGTAGGGGCTCCTGATGCAGTACGTTCTCCTGCTTTCCGTTATGAGCTGTTTGTTCCCTGGGAGCAAATGGATTATACGCCCGGCCCTAAAAATGACAACTATCCTGATGGATGTGAAGCTGCCGGCAACTTGATCCATGAAACAGGGCTGGTAGAAAAACAAAGTGCCGGCGTGCAGATAGAAATGGCGGCCAACATCACCGTTACGCGCAATACGATCTATAATGTGCCCCGTGCCGGTATCAATATTGGTGATGGCTGCTGGGGCGGGCATATGATTTCCTACAATGACGTTTTTAATACCGTACTTGAAACAGGAGACCATGGCGCCTTTAACTCCTGGGGCCGTGACCGGTTCTGGCGTCCGGAGCGGAATATTATTGATTCTGTGGTGGCAGCAAGACCGGATATCCGTTTCCTGGATGCGATGAAGCCTACCACGATATACAACAACCGGTTTTATTGTGCGCATGGATGGGATATTGACCTGGACGATGGTTCCGGTAATTACATCATTGAAAACAATGTGTGCCTGAGCGGAGGATTGAAGTTACGCGAAGGCTATGGCCGTATCGTCCGGAATAACATCATGATCAACAGCTCTTTTCATCCGCACGTATGGCTGGCTAATAGTGGAGATGTGTTTACCCATAATGTGGTTACCTTGCCTTATGCACCTATTGCGATGGACCATTGGGGGCAGCGGATCGATAGCAACTTTTTTATGTCGGAGGGTGGGTTACAGGCTGCACAGGCCCTGCACCTGGATGCACATAGCATCAGTGGGAATCCCCAATTCAAAGATGCTGCTGCGGGTAACTATCAGTTTAAGCCCACTTCACAGGTATTTAAACTGGGAATACGGAATATTGAAAACAGCTTTGGTGTCACAAATGCCTTACTGAAAAAACAGGCGCAAAAAGCACCGGTACCGGCATTACTGATCAAGGGAGCCCCTGTAGCAGGTGAAACGCAAACATGGCTCGGCGCTACCATCAAAAATATTGAAAGCCTGGGAGAGCGTTCTGCTGCCGGCCTGCCTGATCAGAACGGGGTATTGATTGTAGCGATTACACCGGGATCTGTGATGGAAGGGAGTGGATTAAAGAAAGGAGATGTGATCATCCGTCTGGGAGAAGAGCCGGTCAATAATATGACCGACCTGTTGCAGGCATACCTGCAACAGCGCTGGATGGGGCAATCGGTAGCTGTAATCATGCGTAATCAGGCACAACAAAAATTAAACTTATTATTGAAGTCCGCTGATTGA
- a CDS encoding RagB/SusD family nutrient uptake outer membrane protein: MKKYYAIITLAGLVLCSLFGCKKTLEEKPRTFLDPDGFFNNPESYESAVKGIYDGVPDLLGGNIQMMREMFSDIYAAPSASYEQALPTYRNAHEPFFYNTRQLWANCYSIIKNANFIIDKLGTAGIPDAAKTPLIAEAKCLRAYAYFNLVQFYGGVPMRIKPIQNYNELQAPRGTEEEAYKQIVEDLTAAEAGLKEEAPQKGRVYKKVATALLAKVYLTMAGNPLNKTAYYVNARDKALEVIGDNKFQLVDDYAKVFQTTTYTTETIWGVLYVPGIGGNPIHGQTCTAPGFVTLLLPAPWFMNSFPKGDRRRSWGIRTTYKDPSGATLAPFFAKFIDTTFIDNGISPSGSGIVSMAVPLIRLSEMYLIAAEAENEINGPAAAYAYINKVRARARENKNDATQVPDLSGLTKPQFRDAVILERKWELHLEGSTWMDMKRTNTFSKIQTVRGNNLIHAIGAYNQTWLIPDVEITNNSIAQNPAY; this comes from the coding sequence ATGAAAAAGTATTATGCTATTATAACACTTGCGGGATTGGTGCTGTGCAGCCTGTTTGGATGCAAAAAAACACTGGAAGAAAAACCACGCACCTTTCTGGACCCTGATGGGTTCTTCAATAACCCTGAAAGCTATGAGTCTGCCGTAAAGGGGATCTATGATGGTGTGCCTGATCTGCTGGGGGGAAATATACAGATGATGCGGGAAATGTTCAGTGATATTTATGCTGCACCTTCTGCATCTTATGAGCAGGCATTGCCTACGTACCGTAATGCCCACGAGCCGTTTTTTTACAATACCAGGCAGTTATGGGCTAATTGCTACAGTATTATTAAAAATGCCAATTTTATTATAGATAAGCTGGGAACCGCGGGTATCCCGGATGCTGCTAAAACGCCGCTGATAGCAGAAGCGAAGTGCTTACGTGCTTATGCTTATTTTAACCTGGTGCAGTTTTATGGGGGTGTGCCTATGCGTATTAAACCCATTCAGAACTATAATGAGCTGCAGGCGCCAAGGGGTACAGAAGAAGAGGCCTATAAGCAGATTGTGGAAGACCTGACTGCAGCAGAAGCAGGGCTGAAGGAAGAGGCACCACAGAAAGGGCGTGTATACAAAAAGGTAGCCACCGCATTGCTGGCAAAGGTATATCTTACCATGGCAGGTAATCCACTGAACAAAACGGCCTATTATGTAAATGCCAGGGATAAAGCACTGGAAGTAATCGGTGATAATAAGTTCCAGCTGGTAGATGATTATGCCAAAGTATTTCAGACTACCACCTATACAACAGAAACCATCTGGGGGGTGCTATATGTACCTGGTATAGGCGGGAATCCAATACATGGACAAACTTGCACCGCCCCTGGTTTTGTGACCTTGCTGTTGCCGGCGCCCTGGTTTATGAACAGCTTTCCTAAGGGCGACCGTCGCAGGTCATGGGGGATCCGCACCACGTATAAGGATCCTTCTGGCGCCACATTGGCCCCGTTTTTTGCCAAGTTCATCGATACCACTTTCATTGATAATGGTATCAGTCCTTCCGGCTCCGGTATTGTTAGTATGGCGGTGCCACTGATACGCCTGAGTGAAATGTATCTTATTGCTGCAGAAGCAGAGAATGAAATAAACGGCCCGGCAGCTGCCTATGCCTACATCAATAAAGTAAGGGCGAGGGCCAGGGAAAATAAAAATGATGCTACACAGGTGCCTGATCTGTCAGGGTTGACCAAACCACAGTTCCGTGACGCGGTGATACTGGAAAGAAAGTGGGAATTGCACCTGGAAGGCAGTACCTGGATGGATATGAAGCGTACTAACACTTTCAGCAAAATACAAACAGTAAGGGGTAATAACCTGATACATGCGATCGGTGCGTATAACCAGACCTGGCTGATACCGGATGTGGAAATCACCAATAATAGTATTGCCCAGAATCCGGCATATTGA